The segment TACAATAAGGATGCTTTTAAAAATAGCACACCAAATATTGATTTTAAATTCATAGCACATGTTCATACAAGTGAGTTTGTAACATTCGATAGAGATAGCATAGTTAATATATAACTTAAATTTTAAGGACAATGAAATTAGGATATCCAAACAATCCAAGAAAAGATATTGAAGAAGAAATAAAATGGATTGCTGAACACTTTGATTTCATAGATTTTTTCATGGAGCCGGATAAATCATATCACGATAAAATTGATATTGAAAAAGTTAAAAAATTGCTCGATGATTATTCATTGGGTATAGTTGGGCATACTCCCTATTATCTTCCTTTTTCCTCTCCAATAGATTCGATAAGAAAAACTGCGATTGAAGAAGCAAAAAAATGCTTTATTGCCTTCAGCAGGCTTGGGGCGAAATATGTAACAATTCACGCCAGCTGGCCCCCTCACCTTTTTAATTTTGAAGAAGGAATTAATTTGCAAATAGATTCAATTTCCTTACTTCTTGATGAAGCGGAAAAAAATGGAATAAATTTAATGTATGAAAGTGGAATAGGTGAATTTGACAATTATAATACTGTTTCAAAAATATTAAATGAGTTTCCTAAATTATATTTTCATCTTGATACAGGGCATACATTTCTATATGGGAGGGATATCTGCAAATTCATAAGAAGGCTTAATAAAAGAATAAAACATGTTCATGTTCATGATAACTTTGGAAAGGAAGATTTGCATTTGCCTATAGGTGTTGGAAGAATAAAATGGGAAGAAGTAATAGGAGAATTAAAAAGAAATTATGATGGAACAATAACCCTTGAAATATTCGGAGATAAAGATTATGTTCTCCTTGCAAAGAAAAAATTTATTGAGATGTGGGAAAAGGGATAAATTATGCAGTATCAGAAATTTCCTTAATTGCTTCAGATAGCTCCTTCAAACACCATTTTCTCCCGCAATCACAACTTCCACAATATGTATCCTGATATTGCCCACCTACTATTTCTAGGTGAACTTCTTTCCTTTTTCATACTTATTTCTTAATAAACACCGGCTTTTTATATTTTAAGCCTTTTTGATTAATTACATTTCATCATAAGCTTTATTTTGATGATGTAAAGAAAAATTTTATTATCGAAAATTGATTTATTTTTATGAAGTTTGGCATCAATGCAAAAAAAATTTTTGCAATTTTAGGGGTTTTTGTGATTTTAGTTACTATTTTTGCATTAATATTTTTTAGAGAGGAAAAGAAGGGCGAAGAAGAGAAAGAATTCATACTAGATGATAGGGTAAGTCCTTATGTTAATCAAGGTTTATTTGTAGAAATTCTCAGGGTTCGTAATAGGGATATTTTGAACAGGATGTTATCTTTTGGAGAAAACTGGAGAGAAAAACCTAGATTTTATTATATAGTAGAAGTTGATGGAAAAGTGTGTAG is part of the Thermoplasmatales archaeon genome and harbors:
- a CDS encoding sugar phosphate isomerase/epimerase, which translates into the protein MKLGYPNNPRKDIEEEIKWIAEHFDFIDFFMEPDKSYHDKIDIEKVKKLLDDYSLGIVGHTPYYLPFSSPIDSIRKTAIEEAKKCFIAFSRLGAKYVTIHASWPPHLFNFEEGINLQIDSISLLLDEAEKNGINLMYESGIGEFDNYNTVSKILNEFPKLYFHLDTGHTFLYGRDICKFIRRLNKRIKHVHVHDNFGKEDLHLPIGVGRIKWEEVIGELKRNYDGTITLEIFGDKDYVLLAKKKFIEMWEKG